In Gossypium arboreum isolate Shixiya-1 chromosome 3, ASM2569848v2, whole genome shotgun sequence, the sequence AGATGAATATAGAGTCTTGTGATTGTTCTAGACGTTTGGCCAACGAGACTATATATATTAATACTTGTGATTTTGTTTACCAATCTACCTATGGCAGGCTGCTCTTGAAAAGGGTAAGAACTCAGAAGCAGTGGCCGGTGATGAGATTAAAGGAGACGGTTTAACTGAGGAAGATTTAGATCATGGATCGGAATCTATTAAATCATTGACTTCTCAGATGACAGATCTTGCTGTTTTTCAAAATCTTGTTTCAACCTCTCCTCTCTCAAACTCAGTGGATGCCTCAGATGCTGTGACACCAGCTCAAGATCTCGATAAAAAAATCCGGGCACTTAAAAAGAAGGTATGGTTCATTACACTGTTGTATTAACATGCAAGTAATATTGGTTATAATTTGTCCAGCAGATTTGCATAATCTTTGTTCACATTTGCTAATAATTAATTTCTTGGTGCACAGTCCTCTTGCTTGTTCTATGATTTGGTTCATATTCCTATAAATCTCGACTTGTGTTATTTCATTCTTCCTTCTTCGATTCAGATGCTTTCCTGGAGGAGATTTTAACTAAGATTTTGGCTTTTGTGTATGGTTGCTTGTTTATCTAAACGAGACTTGTTTTCAGCAAATATATATGCTGAGTAGTTTATCTATCTATCTAGCTATTTACAAGTTTCAAATTCGAGTTGTCTAAACATGTTTGAGAACTTTGAGCCACTTATGCATAGAGtttggtaaaagtatcatggaggcctTTGTGCTAGGAGTCAAATTGTATTTTGCCCCCTCTTCTCAAAACATGGGCAAATTAGTCCTTATATGTTAGATCAATGAGTAAATTAGTCTTTTCTGTTAAAACTTTCATCCATTTGTATATTTAAAAACGCCATCTATTTGTATAGTTAAAAACTGGCGTGTATGATGGACTAACAAGACACTGACAAGTGGCATGTCACGTGTACCTCATACTAATGTACAAAGACTAGTttttaatggtagaaatggatgaaatttgtaACAGGAGGACCggtttactctttaatctaacgtATAGAGACTAATTTGACCATTTTGTGAGTAGAGGGGGTAAAATGTAATTTAGCTCCTAGTATAGGCGCCTGTATGGTACTTTTACCCATAGAGTTCTTTATTTCAGTGGTATCTTTTCCATTCCTCGGAGTCTCGGACAACAGTGACGGTGGCTTTATCCTTTTCTTGAGCCCGTAAAACATCTGGTGTATATAACTTTTTTTGTGTTACGCTTTTGATTTACGTAAATTGTGGTTTGCATATGTAGATCCGGTTAGTGGAAGCTCAACAGCAGAAAACTCCGCAGCAAGATATGAAGCCGGAACAGTTGGAAAAACTGGCAAAACTAGAAGGTTGGCGTGAGGAGCTAAAGCTTTTGGAGGACAAAAAGGATGAATTTGCAGCATTGTAAATTTAGGTTTCCGTCCCCACGAAGAAACTATGTTGTTGATTTATAATTGGAAATTTCGTTTTTTTTGTAAGTTTAGGTTTCCGTCTCCGTAAAGAAACTATGTCGTTGATCTATAATCAGAGATTTCGATTTTAAAAGTGACAACGGGAACTTGCATTCATGCATATCACCATGTTTAAGTAGTACTCTTTTTTACCTTTCCATTGCACGTCAATCGTTAagcggtaaaagtatcatggaggctTTTATACTAAAAGTAAGATTGTATTTTGCCCCTTTTACTAAAAAAGGGGAAATTAGTTATGTATCTTAGGTCAAagagtaaaatagtcattttgtttaaaattaatCCATTTCTATTGTCATTAGGTACATGTGGCATATCACATCACATGTCATTGTTTGGTTATTCCGTTAATCATGTCAGTTTTTAACGGtataaatagatgaaatttttaataaaaaaagatTATTTGCTTTTTAATCTATCGTATAGATTGAGTTATCCATTTTTTGAATAGAGGAGATAAAATATAATTCAGCTCTTAATGTAAGGGTCTTCATGATATTTTCATCTATAGCCATAAGTTGCTTTATTTATAactaaataatttatttgcttTTGAACTGACGTATAATgactaatttgataatttttttgagCAAAAAAGATAAAATGCAATTTGACACCTTCTATAGGGGTCTTCAtgatatttttaacatttttatagtTGAAATTTATATTTACAATGCGCAAAGATACGTTACATTATATTCTCAATGAGAGACATTGGTTCAAATATTAGAGATAATGTTTTTAGAAAGGATAACTATGAACCCTAAATATGaagtaatataaataataaataaaaaaaaaattcttcatGATTCATTTTGTTaaatgtatgtaaataataacaataatttatttaagataataattttaaaaactaatttTAGAATAAAGAAAAAGCAACATACACGACACACACAAGCCGACCCCTTTACTCAATTGTCCTAAGTAGTAGTTAATCTTTTTTCTTGCGTGAATGTCTTTTAACTACATCAACATTTTGCGAAGCGTGATCTTCATATGACTTAAGCTCACGTTTACCAAATACTTAAAGTAACTAACTTAGTCCGCcacatattttaaaaaaaaaattggaatgtAAAATTCACAATCTTTTAACTCCGTGTGAAATAACTACTACTCGATAATTTCTCAAATTGAATTTGACCTAAATTTGGATTTATCAAGTTATTTCTAAGCTACTTTTATTTGTTAGTTAAACTACAGTTTACTGTATTACGGAGAttggataaaattaattcattt encodes:
- the LOC108474746 gene encoding partner of Y14 and mago-like isoform X2; this encodes MASNNGGGEQQSKKTAELGKPLKEGERILEPSRRPDGTLRKPVRIRAGYVPQEEVAIYQSKGALWKKEMASQVGPPGYDPPTDTKLKTKSAKRNERKKEKRVQAALEKGKNSEAVAGDEIKGDGLTEEDLDHGSESIKSLTSQMTDLAVFQNLVSTSPLSNSVDASDAVTPAQDLDKKIRALKKKIRLVEAQQQKTPQQDMKPEQLEKLAKLEGWREELKLLEDKKDEFAAL